The Candidatus Nomurabacteria bacterium genomic sequence GAGTTATTGAATCTTTAGGCAGCGCAGGTTGCGCTATAAGCCGTAAATCACCCCTACGGAGATCATGTCCGTTCATCGACTTGTCTACACCGAGCGCCTGGCATAATTTCGCAGGACCATTCGTGGCTTCTAGTCCTATTTTTCCACGACGTTTTTCTATAATTTCCGCTCCTTCAAGCGGTTCTACGGCCCGAATCAACACCGCAGCCCCGTGTCCGTCCTCTCCAACTACGATGTTGCAGCAATAATGCATGCCATAGGTAAAGTACACATACAAATGACCTGGAGGACCAAACATCACTTCATTTCTTGGCGTCTTACCCCTAAAACTATGACTCGCAACATCAGTTTGATCATAAGCTTCAGTTTCAACAACTCTCACGCGAATTATTTTTCCATCAATCTTAC encodes the following:
- a CDS encoding DNA-3-methyladenine glycosylase — protein: MTSSSLEFLGELATDAAPRLLGCILERKIDGKIIRVRVVETEAYDQTDVASHSFRGKTPRNEVMFGPPGHLYVYFTYGMHYCCNIVVGEDGHGAAVLIRAVEPLEGAEIIEKRRGKIGLEATNGPAKLCQALGVDKSMNGHDLRRGDLRLIAQPALPKDSITQTTRIGISQAKDVSWRFYVTDSPYVSRFKR